One window of Phycisphaeraceae bacterium genomic DNA carries:
- a CDS encoding sodium-dependent bicarbonate transport family permease, giving the protein MDLLLGFADPTPSAAPSWLTISPPVLFFFLGAIATLAGSRISIPRAVTKMLSIYLLWAIGFKGGVELAASGLTVEGGRAIGLALALSLLTPVLSYVVCRRLVSSLNAAALAACYGSVSVVTFLTACSVLDQRGTAYGGHMVAAMALMEAPGIVVALVLLRFDRRAREAAGAGRGPGGWKTVLHEALLNGPVVVLLGSLVIGIVTGERGYGVFKPLCTDVFPGVLAFFLLDLGVLAARRLPAIRRTPLAVPVFAIVAPVFFAALAIGSARMLGVSSGDAVLLAVLAASASYIAAPAALRLAVPGADPGLYVSMSLGVTFPFNILAGIPLYSAAVDVLWK; this is encoded by the coding sequence ATGGACCTGCTCCTCGGTTTCGCTGATCCCACTCCGTCCGCTGCTCCCTCGTGGCTCACGATCAGCCCGCCCGTGCTGTTCTTCTTTCTCGGGGCAATCGCAACGCTCGCGGGCTCGAGGATCTCGATTCCCCGCGCGGTCACGAAGATGCTCTCGATCTATCTGCTGTGGGCGATCGGGTTCAAGGGCGGGGTGGAACTGGCGGCATCGGGGCTGACCGTCGAGGGCGGGCGCGCCATCGGCCTCGCCCTGGCACTGTCGCTCCTTACGCCGGTGCTGTCGTACGTGGTGTGTCGGCGACTCGTGAGCTCATTGAATGCCGCGGCGCTTGCGGCGTGCTACGGATCGGTGAGCGTGGTGACATTTCTGACGGCCTGCTCGGTGCTTGATCAGCGCGGCACGGCGTACGGCGGGCACATGGTCGCGGCGATGGCGCTGATGGAGGCGCCGGGGATCGTCGTGGCGCTCGTGCTGCTGCGTTTCGACCGGCGGGCCAGAGAGGCGGCGGGCGCGGGTCGCGGGCCGGGCGGATGGAAGACGGTGCTGCATGAGGCGTTGCTCAACGGGCCGGTGGTGGTTCTGCTGGGAAGTCTGGTGATCGGCATCGTCACGGGCGAGCGCGGCTACGGCGTGTTCAAGCCGCTGTGCACCGACGTGTTTCCCGGGGTGCTGGCGTTCTTCCTGCTCGACCTTGGCGTGCTGGCGGCGAGGCGACTGCCGGCGATCCGGCGCACGCCTTTGGCGGTGCCGGTCTTTGCGATCGTGGCGCCGGTGTTCTTTGCGGCACTGGCGATCGGGTCCGCGAGGATGCTGGGAGTCTCATCGGGTGATGCGGTGCTGCTCGCGGTTCTGGCGGCATCGGCCTCGTACATCGCGGCGCCGGCCGCGCTGCGCCTGGCGGTGCCGGGGGCGGATCCGGGCCTCTACGTTTCGATGTCTCTCGGGGTGACGTTCCCGTTCAACATTCTTGCGGGGATCCCGCTGTACTCGGCAGCGGTGGATGTTCTCTGGAAGTGA
- a CDS encoding ImmA/IrrE family metallo-endopeptidase: MKNGSRGRIDYKPIDIELRSEERLARLVRLRASSIVPIELERLAAEYADVIIDDIPIQCDGLLYFPEHRRRPLIILQRMSNAERRRFTLAHELGHLLIPWHIGERIHTHRQSLEYVSEYNDPYRRQEAEANRFASELLMPSDWLAEKMGSLSFAALLDQTSRCLVSYDVQAYAMGRLLPTDAFVALCGATGRIIRTASSRMDKLTIPETNSSIVEYVQVNACSYECVNVRHDRSMYIVQYDLSSLRRPVLSGRPSEQILRAMVADIDDTLSFPVVQKSMAGVVGAAWAKWRMAPHEEFVACLVDFCARHQVLRPLAAHPAFLDYVWTRVGELASRR, from the coding sequence TTGAAGAATGGCTCAAGAGGACGAATAGATTATAAGCCGATCGATATTGAACTGAGGTCGGAAGAGCGGCTAGCCAGACTAGTGCGACTTCGCGCGTCAAGTATCGTTCCGATAGAACTGGAGCGTTTGGCGGCGGAATATGCAGACGTTATCATTGACGATATTCCGATACAATGCGACGGACTTCTATACTTTCCTGAACATCGTCGCAGGCCATTGATTATTCTTCAACGAATGTCGAATGCAGAGCGTCGTAGATTCACTCTGGCCCATGAGCTTGGACATCTCCTAATACCCTGGCACATTGGCGAACGAATTCATACACATCGACAGTCCCTTGAGTATGTATCGGAGTATAACGACCCGTATCGACGACAAGAGGCCGAAGCCAATCGATTCGCATCAGAGCTGCTTATGCCGAGTGATTGGCTAGCTGAAAAGATGGGGTCGCTCTCGTTTGCAGCGCTATTGGATCAAACATCACGATGTCTTGTGTCATACGACGTTCAGGCGTACGCCATGGGACGACTGCTGCCGACTGATGCATTTGTGGCACTCTGCGGCGCCACGGGACGAATTATTCGTACAGCCAGCTCGCGCATGGATAAACTGACCATACCTGAAACGAATTCGTCAATCGTTGAGTATGTTCAAGTTAATGCTTGCAGCTACGAATGCGTCAATGTTCGGCACGATCGATCCATGTATATTGTGCAGTATGATTTGTCGTCACTTAGGCGTCCAGTCCTGAGTGGACGGCCATCGGAACAGATCCTGCGGGCAATGGTGGCGGATATCGACGATACACTTTCATTTCCGGTAGTTCAGAAGAGCATGGCAGGGGTTGTAGGTGCTGCCTGGGCTAAGTGGCGTATGGCGCCTCACGAAGAATTCGTGGCGTGCCTAGTGGATTTCTGTGCACGGCATCAAGTACTGAGGCCGCTCGCGGCTCACCCCGCCTTTCTTGATTATGTTTGGACGCGAGTTGGTGAACTGGCGTCCCGCCGATAA
- a CDS encoding DUF642 domain-containing protein has protein sequence MRLLAITVLSGCCCALSAQASINLVVNGSFELGDYNNTDADPRPNYMIVSTGMTNITGWSVVGDKGVHWQLLPPGTTTDGIYAVDLIGENPPGLFPTLSQSIPTVPGLTYELSFDAFAGDLPNVAHVSIGTLVNQHFTGGWPGTLEPASFDRLTYIFVATGPVSTLEFQVLDSDGYGPVIDNVSIVLVPTPASPALVALGLGIGMRRRRGLAEN, from the coding sequence ATGCGTCTGCTTGCAATAACTGTTCTTTCAGGGTGCTGCTGCGCGTTGAGCGCTCAGGCATCCATCAACCTCGTGGTAAACGGCAGCTTTGAGCTTGGCGACTACAACAACACCGATGCTGACCCGCGCCCGAATTACATGATCGTCTCGACCGGCATGACGAACATCACCGGCTGGAGTGTCGTGGGTGACAAGGGCGTTCATTGGCAGTTGCTGCCGCCGGGAACAACGACGGACGGGATCTACGCGGTCGATCTGATCGGCGAGAATCCGCCCGGCCTATTCCCAACACTGTCGCAATCAATCCCCACGGTCCCGGGACTCACGTACGAGTTGTCGTTCGACGCATTCGCTGGCGACTTGCCGAACGTTGCGCATGTGTCCATCGGAACACTGGTAAATCAACACTTCACAGGCGGCTGGCCGGGCACGTTAGAGCCAGCGTCGTTTGACCGGCTCACATACATATTCGTTGCAACCGGCCCGGTATCTACGCTCGAATTTCAAGTGCTCGATTCTGATGGGTACGGACCCGTGATCGACAACGTCTCGATCGTGCTCGTTCCCACTCCTGCTTCTCCCGCTCTCGTGGCCTTGGGACTCGGCATCGGAATGCGTCGCAGGCGCGGGTTGGCTGAGAATTGA